From Larus michahellis chromosome 5, bLarMic1.1, whole genome shotgun sequence, the proteins below share one genomic window:
- the GIMD1 gene encoding GTPase IMAP family member GIMD1 translates to MVESNEMTINLVVLGRTQTGKSAAGNSLLGSSDFETHRSPSSVTTCCSLGRSCRISGIIRRSGCELALRVQVLDTPSYPHSSLSKEQVTDTVRSALAHHFGEEGLHLALLVLRADLPLCPDESDHTIQFIQELLGPTWKDFTAVLLTHADKAEEAGFSEEAYLHSASSTLLSLLSSVQHKYIFLDNQKTIIKEERAIVLRKLLNFIRQNNYQVLLPKHSKE, encoded by the exons ATGGTGGAGAGCAATGAGATGACCATCAACCTTGTTGTCCTTGGAAGAACTCAGACTGGTAAAAGTGCTGCTGGGAACAGCCTGCTGGGCAGCTCAGACTTTGAGACTCATCGCTCCCCAAGCTCTGTGACTACCTGCTGCAGCCTTGGACGCAGCTGCCGAATTTCGGGGATTATACGAAGAAGTGGCTGTGAGCTAGCACTCCGTGTTCAAGTACTTGACACTCCAAGCTACCCCCACAGCAGTCTGAGCAAAGAGCAGGTGACAGACACAGTGAGATCAGCCCTGGCTCACCACTTCGGGGAGGAAGGCCTGCATCTAGCTCTCTTGGTCCTCAGAGCTGACTTGCCTCTGTGCCCAGATGAAAGCGATCACACAATTCAGTTCATCCAg GAACTTCTGGGTCCCACATGGAAGGATTTCACTGCAGTTCTACTTACTCATGCAGACAAGGCAGAAGAGGCTGGATTCAGTGAGGAAGCGTATTTGCACAGTGCCTCAAGTACCCTGTTGTCACTTTTGAGCTCAGTACAGCACAAATACATTTTCCTAGACAACCAGAAGACCATAATTAAAGAGGAAAGAGCTATTGTCTTAAGAAAGCTCTTGAATTTTATAAGACAAAATAATTATCAAGTGCTTCTACCTAAACACAGCAAGGAATAA